A stretch of Desulfitobacterium dichloroeliminans LMG P-21439 DNA encodes these proteins:
- a CDS encoding 4Fe-4S binding protein, with protein sequence MQHGEGKKWYEVMRNYSQELYSQNNREKYAQEFIANSQTSMLPMIEKMAEMKKHKPALYRPYRSIGTRYMKRNHIGQVVPLEDALQVLERAQSITRIPCVCRSAIKGVKNARYCFALGMDPFKVFGGFPELKGSLEVLTLEQAKALVAQFDQEGLVHSIWTFKTPFIGALCNCDQDCMAYKSTVSLEVMEVMYKAEYLAHIDPAECVGCRNCMKYCQFGAIEYSSLDQKCCVNLEKCYGCGLCRSGCKKDAVSIEAKALF encoded by the coding sequence TTGCAACATGGGGAAGGGAAAAAGTGGTATGAGGTCATGAGGAACTACTCTCAAGAGCTTTATTCCCAGAATAACCGGGAGAAGTATGCTCAGGAGTTTATCGCCAACAGTCAGACATCAATGCTGCCTATGATTGAGAAAATGGCGGAAATGAAGAAGCATAAGCCCGCACTCTATCGGCCCTATCGGAGTATTGGAACCCGGTATATGAAGCGAAATCATATTGGCCAGGTTGTTCCCCTTGAGGATGCCCTTCAAGTCCTAGAAAGAGCCCAATCCATTACCAGGATTCCTTGCGTCTGTCGAAGTGCCATTAAGGGAGTCAAGAATGCTCGTTACTGCTTCGCCCTAGGTATGGATCCCTTTAAGGTATTTGGCGGTTTCCCGGAATTAAAAGGAAGCCTTGAAGTGCTGACGTTGGAGCAGGCTAAAGCCTTAGTTGCACAGTTTGATCAAGAAGGCTTGGTTCACTCTATCTGGACCTTTAAAACCCCCTTTATCGGCGCCCTCTGTAATTGTGATCAAGACTGCATGGCCTATAAGTCCACCGTTTCCTTAGAGGTTATGGAAGTTATGTATAAAGCAGAATATCTAGCTCACATCGATCCCGCTGAATGTGTAGGCTGCCGCAATTGTATGAAGTATTGTCAATTCGGAGCCATTGAATATTCATCCCTTGATCAAAAATGCTGTGTGAATCTAGAGAAATGCTATGGCTGCGGCCTCTGTCGTAGTGGATGTAAGAAGGATGCCGTGAGTATAGAGGCGAAAGCGCTCTTCTAG
- a CDS encoding DNA-3-methyladenine glycosylase family protein encodes MIFPYGLKEIEHLKAQDPVLGQAIDQIGMIEREVTPQLFEALISSVVSQQISKKAAETVWNRLQTLLGEVNAEQIDQTELEAIQGCGMSMRKAGYIKGIAEAAQRGEVDFEKLPTLSDDEIIKLLPALPGVGVWTAEMLLIFSLCRPDVVSFKDLAIRRGMMNCYGLNELTKETFDHYRQKYSPYGSVASLYLWALS; translated from the coding sequence ATGATTTTCCCATACGGATTAAAAGAAATTGAACACTTAAAAGCTCAGGATCCGGTTCTGGGGCAAGCTATTGACCAGATCGGCATGATTGAACGGGAGGTTACCCCACAGCTCTTTGAAGCCTTGATCTCCAGCGTAGTCAGTCAACAGATTTCTAAGAAAGCCGCTGAAACCGTTTGGAACCGACTGCAGACCCTCTTAGGAGAAGTCAATGCGGAACAGATCGACCAAACTGAGCTGGAGGCTATTCAAGGTTGTGGTATGTCCATGCGCAAGGCAGGATATATCAAAGGAATCGCTGAGGCCGCCCAGAGGGGTGAGGTGGATTTCGAAAAGCTTCCTACCCTGAGTGATGATGAAATTATTAAATTATTACCTGCCTTACCCGGTGTGGGAGTATGGACTGCAGAAATGCTGCTCATCTTCTCCCTTTGTCGCCCTGATGTGGTAAGTTTTAAAGATTTAGCCATTCGGCGGGGAATGATGAATTGTTATGGACTCAATGAGTTGACTAAGGAAACCTTTGACCATTACCGTCAGAAATACTCACCTTATGGCTCAGTGGCTTCGCTCTACTTATGGGCTTTATCGTAA
- a CDS encoding GNAT family N-acetyltransferase: MRVVEIKDNELEDAFQIRREVFVEEQRVPLQDEFDEQGAPARHILVEYENKAAATGRVRWVGDTAKLERICVRASMRKFGLGSIVVQALEKIAQEKGFQKAKIHAQTQAQSFYKKLGYAQVSEEFMEDGIPHIVMERKL; encoded by the coding sequence ATGAGAGTTGTTGAAATAAAAGATAATGAGTTAGAGGATGCCTTTCAAATTCGCAGAGAAGTCTTTGTTGAAGAACAGAGAGTACCTTTGCAGGATGAGTTCGATGAGCAGGGAGCACCTGCCCGTCACATTCTTGTAGAATATGAAAATAAAGCAGCGGCCACAGGTAGGGTGCGCTGGGTAGGAGATACAGCCAAGCTGGAGCGGATTTGTGTCCGTGCCTCCATGCGAAAATTTGGCTTAGGTAGTATTGTCGTGCAAGCCCTTGAGAAAATAGCTCAAGAGAAGGGTTTCCAAAAAGCTAAGATACATGCCCAAACCCAAGCTCAAAGCTTCTATAAAAAACTAGGCTATGCCCAAGTTTCTGAGGAATTCATGGAAGATGGGATTCCTCACATTGTGATGGAGAGGAAATTGTAA
- a CDS encoding HAD family hydrolase, whose protein sequence is MINGIIFDLDGTLVDSLVDLADSMNKVLANKSYPTHTLAEYQYFIGNGIRNLVRKALPDTVQNEVEITQCFDAMMEDYAQHCLDKTKPYPGIIELLEQINQREIKCAVLSNKVDDLTKKIVRELFPKQRFEEVLGSRFDIPRKPNPEGALFISDSLQIPTSELIFVGDTGVDMEVAQNAQIRSVGVTWGYRTREELVDHGAQHLIDDPLELLQLLG, encoded by the coding sequence ATGATTAATGGGATAATCTTCGATTTAGATGGAACTCTTGTCGATTCACTGGTGGATCTTGCTGATTCGATGAATAAAGTTCTCGCGAATAAGAGCTACCCTACCCATACCTTGGCAGAATATCAATATTTCATCGGCAATGGAATTCGCAATCTGGTTCGCAAGGCTTTGCCAGATACTGTGCAAAATGAGGTAGAGATTACTCAGTGTTTTGATGCCATGATGGAGGATTATGCCCAGCACTGTTTGGACAAAACCAAGCCTTATCCGGGAATAATTGAGCTTTTGGAGCAAATCAATCAAAGAGAAATTAAATGCGCGGTCCTCTCTAATAAAGTAGATGATTTAACGAAAAAGATTGTCCGTGAACTCTTTCCGAAGCAAAGGTTCGAGGAGGTCCTCGGGTCGAGATTTGACATACCAAGAAAGCCTAATCCGGAGGGGGCCCTCTTTATCAGTGATAGCTTGCAAATCCCGACTTCAGAGCTTATATTCGTTGGGGATACTGGGGTGGACATGGAAGTTGCTCAGAATGCTCAGATTCGCTCTGTCGGTGTAACCTGGGGTTATCGAACCAGAGAAGAATTGGTGGACCATGGTGCTCAGCACCTTATCGATGACCCTCTGGAGCTACTGCAGTTATTAGGCTAA